The nucleotide sequence aggtgcaGGCAGTACCCAACTTTACCTTCAAACGTTATTGCTGTCTTCTGGTCCAGAGTTATCTGGAAGAAACAGTACAGCCTAGAACAAGCACTGCATTTCACTTTTCTAAGGGCTGGCAAGAGAGTGCCTTGCAGTGATTTGCCAGTGACCGCTGACTGGCCTGGTATCTGGCCCACAGTGGGCACTCGGTACTGATCCCATCATGACAAGCCCTCTGATCCCAGTGTCCATAAGCAACAGATATTGTTCCATGAGAAGAGGGGCCTTCTCCATCTTTTCATACACTATTCCCAGTGCCCGGCATACACTCAAACAGGAACCTAACATTATTGGGGCTGGGTGGACAGCGTGCTGCAGTCTCTTCACCTGCAACTGAACCTAACAATACTGATCCCAGGGTGGCGTGAGAACAGGATGGAGAATGGATGTGACAGTACTGGTCTCTGGTGTGTGCTTGTAACTCCAACAGATGAGTTTCCATCTTTCTCTTGATCTTTAACTTTTTGTTCAGAATCTaacataaatgaatttaaaactgCTGGGGAAAAACGACTGCCAATCCCTTCTATGTACAAATGGAATTTCTGTCCTTTATACTCTTTGCATGTGCTAATAAATTCATTTGGTTAGAGCTTACGTGCCTTTAACATTTCAGTGAGAACTTCCCAATGTTTATGTAGTTAAATGACAAAAGTTAAATTATACAAACATGACGGAACTATGTTTAGAATATGGATGAACAGGAAAAAGCTTGGAAGGGAATTTGGAAAGAGCTGCTGTTAGACAGTAAAatgaagttgaatttttaaaaaattttaaacttgtgaaaggaaaaaaaaaatatgcccaaaGAAATGTCCCCATCCTTGTAAAATTAGGGAATATTGGATTCTCATCACCTACTGGAGACCAACAGGAGATCTGAGGCAGTGGGAATGCTACTGGTTGGAGCCATCACCTTGTCACGATGGGGGGAAGGCTCCAGGGAGTCTGAGTGAGGCTCCAGTCCCTGAAATTCCACGTTTCCAAAACTGAACTCACCTTTGTCTTCACCATTCCTCAGGTTTCAGGAACACCTTGGATCCCTCTGACAGCTCCTCTCCCCAGGCCACCTACTGAACCCACTTCTGTTCCCTCCTGTCACTCACTGCCTTTTGCTCAGGCCCCACATCCCCTGCAattccaggtgccccttaacacAGGGATTAGGGGCGCTGTCCCCCTtccagtcaaaaatctgcatgtaacttGACCCTCTCCaaacttaactaatagcctactgttgactggaagtcaCTGAGCACATATTATATATGCTCTCTAGACATACTGTATACTGGGGTTCTTACGATACAGCAGCCTAGGGAAAAAAACTTACAGTACTGTATCAGAAAACAGGAATCcatggacctgcacagttcaagcccgtattgttcaagggtcaagtgtacAGCGTTCCCCAGACTGCTGCCTTTGGTGCATCCGGTCTGTCAGATCGACCTGGTGGCGCCTAGCTCTACAACCCTTACCCTCCTGTTTAAATATTTCCCATGTTCCCAGTGCTTACAGGACCAACGCCAGATTCTTCCTCCTGGCATTCAAAGCACTGTGACCCAATCCATCTGCCAAATTTGCTTCTCATTCCCTGTTATCACACTCCGCGCTCCCTGGGCATCTTGCCCCACACTTTCCCAACTCCATGGCTCTGtacacggattttttttttttttttaaaggaatgccTTCCACCTTCACATCTCTGGAGGTTCAGCCTAAGTGCTGTCTCTTCAGGAGGTCCCTGAACCCAGAGGAAGTTACAACTCCCTCCTCTGAATGCCCACTTTTTACCCTAGTGATGTTTATCATTTGCAACCAGACCACGAGCCCCGGGGGAGGAGGGCAAGAAGTACTCATTTTGTCTTCCCGTACGAGGTCTGGTCTATAGGTGAGAGGACGCTATTTTAAACCAAGGAGCAGCCCCCAGCCCATTCCTAGGCAGCAGTCCATGAAGTGACCTTCTTTCCTCCCAAGCTTGCCACAGCATGTAACGCAAGCCCTCCAGCGCCCCCCCTGCTCTTGTATGCCTCTCAACCCTCCCTCAGGGGTGGACACCAGATTGGAACCACCGTACCTCTCTGGTCCTTTCTTTAGAGCCAGGCCAGGAGTGAACAGAGGGAATCCAACATCGTTTTTCTTCCTGGCTTTTGGTTAGTCCAAATCCTAAGGTGATGAGGTTTGCTACTTCAGCTTCATGGCAAGAAATGCAACAGCCCAGAGGAAAAAGTTCTCTGTTCGAGAAGAACTCATCTGGTGATGCTCTGAGTTCCCGAACtgatccatttctctctcctcagCTTGGCCGGTAAGCTTCTTGAGAGGAAGGACTGTAAATTCCTAAGAAATCTGCCTTTATTCTGTTGGGTGAGAAAAATCCTTTAGGAATAAAGGCTGGCACCCTACCCACTCACGTCACGGGTGATATCCAGAAACGTGACACTCTGAGCTTTTTATGCTAACAAAAGGAATACCGAGATAGGTCAGGAGATGCAACTTGGATTCAAACACTGTGAAATTTTGTCAAGCAAAAATAGTCTTTATTCAAATTTAATGGAAACAGGGGTCACTATACTTTGCAAGacggggaaaaataaaattaaaaaaaattcttttcttttcttttttaatataaaacaatataatcaCAATACCAGAATATGGAACTCTACAGTTTATTTCCTATGGGTTACTGCAGGTATCAATTTTCCTCGACTGTGCTATTCACAACTTTGTTAAGTCCAAAAGTATGAAACCAAAGTGGTAGGAAACTTAAGACTTTGCACTTTCACTAAATGGCAAACATCAAAGGGCATCAATTCGAGGGCAAAAATGGCTGAACTCACCGTACCTACCTATGTCAGCATTCCAGCCTGAAAGCCGTCCAGGTACTGAGCTCCCTGCAGGAAGGGCCAGGCTGAGGGCCGCGGCGGTTTGGATATTCTACTGTGGGCCATGAGTAAAGGGGGTTTTCAAAGAGAAGATCGTTTTCAGTCGAGCAGGAAGGCCTGGAGCCAGGAGGCTTTACGGAGAGGAAGCACTTAGATTGAACAACTGTAGACACACCATTAGGGGAGTTAAAAATGTACAGCAGTGACGTCTGTTCTACTTGGATCACTTGTGCTACGGCGACCGAACATGTACAAAAGACTTCTCGGGGAGTTCCAGCTGTGCTCGTAGCCAGTTAGGACCGCGAGTGGGACCTGGATCTAGACCGAGACGGCGATCTGGACGCGGACCTGGATCTGGACTTGGACCGAGAGCGGGTTTTTGAAGCGGACTTTGATCTGGAGCGCGACTCTGACGGAGGGTTGGGTTTGGACTTGGAATTGGACCTCGACCTGGACCGGGTCTCCTGATTGGTGCCGGCATCTGCACTCTCCCCTCGGCCCTCCCTCTGGCCGGCCTCGGCCTTGGCGTGCTCCCGCTCCTTGGACGCCGAGCGGGACCGCGACCTGGACTGCGAGCGCTCGGcgtcctccttcttcttcttcttgctgcCGCTGGACTTGCTGTCGCGCTTGCCGCCGCGCTTTCTGCTCCTCTCGCTCTtgctgcggctgcggctgcggctgcggctgcggctgccCTCCCggctcctcttccttcccttccgcTTGTCCTGGCTacggctgcggctgcggctgcggctgcggtGCGGCCCCTCCTCCTGACTGCGGCTCTTCTCCTTGCTCCTGCTTCTGCTCCCGCTTGCCCGCTTCTCCTCCGCTCGCCTCTCCTGACTCCGGCTCCGGCTTCTGCTCTGGCTTTTGTGCCGACTGGGGCTCCGGCTCTTGGGCTTCCCGGCACTGTCGCTGTTCTGGATCTTGTCTCCGGCCTGGTCGTCACTCTTGCTGCGGCGCTTGTCGGcgctgcggctgcggctgcggctcTTGTCACCCTTGCTGGGGCTCCGGCTCTTCTCCTTCCGGCCGCGGCCGCGGCTCTGGCTGCGGCTGCGGCTCTGGCTGCGGGAACGGGAGCCCGACCTAAGGAGACACAGGCGTCGGGGTCGCACGGGGTTGCACGCGGCCTCACGCTGCCCGCCAGGACAGCCTGGGAagtgagggaagggggaagggggggggacCACCACCGGTGCAGGACCGCCCTCTGCACCCCGACTGTGGCCCCAGCTGGAGGGCCTGGGGCGAGGGAAGACGGGTGACACGAGCTCGGCCAGAGCCCCGGGGCTGCCCTGCTCACACCCAGGAAGGCCCACCTGGACCGCGATCTGCTCTTCGAGTGGCTGCTCTTGCTGCTGCCGCTCCGGCTCCTGCTCTTACGAGAATGTCTGCTTCGAGAACGAGACCTGGGGGGAGAGAGCATTCTCTAACACCTGCGGACAAAAGGCTGGCTGAACAGTAAGGcattttttattggaaaataggTCTGGCACTGGCTGGGTCCAGGCTCAAAGGTGAAAGAGAACCCTCCACACCGTTCCAGGTCCAAGGATCCAGTACCTGCAAACATCCCACCTGCAAGGCTTCCCTGAAACTCAGCACCTCCGATCCTGAACCGCTTTCCCCGTACCCACTCTTCTTGCTGGGCTCCTTCCTTCTTTCGGCCGGTGCCACTGTTACTTACCCAGTTCCTCACACCAGAAACTGTAGCCACCCCagactctctcctctccccctcgtCCTCTTCTACACTAATgattctgcctctgcctctgcctctgcccaagCCACCACCATCTGTCTTGGTCCCTCAACAGCCTCCTTACTAGCCTTCCTCTGAACACTTCTGCCCTTTACCTACCGATTCACTCACTGTGACCAgagagccatttaaaaaaaaaaaaaaaaacacacccaagctcttaaaaaaaaaaaaaaaatctttagaaggCCAAGACTGTGAACTCTGCTTAGCTCCTACCACAGTAACCAGGACTCCTGGGGAAATGACTGATTCCAAGAGCAGGGCAGGGAATGCATAAGATGGGCCTAGAAAATCTCATCAGGGCAGAAAGAGGGAAACGTGCGAAGATTGCTGAGCACCACCATCTACGAAAGGACTTTTGCCAAATACATTTAACCTGTATCTCCATCACACCTCTCTAGACCTAACTTCCAGTTTAGGGGAAGCAGGGGATAAAGTATAAGTTCACTGATgccaagaggaaacagaaaattcagaatgtgggatactactaaaaaaaaaaaaaaagtcaatgtcgctgggcagggaggaagaggggactGCTTCAGACCAAAGAGACCTAACACAACCTCTTATAATGCAAAACTAGACTGGATTCtggtcaggaaaaaaatgaagacctCTGTGGAACCACTGGAGAAATCTGAAAATGGCCCGGACAGAAGATGACTTTATGGAATCGCTGCTGCGGTTCTTaggtaagaaaatgtaaatgtggtCATCCTCATTCATGCAGAcacatgctgaagtatttaggagtGAAGCATCAGGTCTTCAACTTCCCTTAAAATGCTACAGTAAAGTAAATGTATAGGGTACATgcacaaatatacacacatacaaagaaaagagagaagatggcAAAATCCTAACAACTGAAGCCAGAAGGAGGGTACACGGGTGTTCATGAACTGTTCTTTCAAATCTGATGTTTGAAAATGATCGCAATAAAAAGCTTGAGAAAATACACTGTGAAGCATATTCAtctgaaaaccaaacaaaaccaagatACTGAAGACACAGGAGCCAACTTTAAGGGCTCCCAATGACCAAAGACAACAATCTGAGCATAAAAAATTGGCTGCAGTGGATGAAACATTAAATACACATCAACGTCTGAGAACTCATTCAAAATGATATTACTATTAAACCACCACCCTCACCCTTACCTCTAGGGcacatttaaaattctgaaagttgggggcgcctgggtggctcaactggttgagcaactgccttcggctcaggtcatgatcctggagtcccgggatcgagtcctgcattgggctccctgctcagcagggagtctgcttctccctctgaccctcttccctctcgtgcgtgctatctctcattctctctcaaataaataaataaaatcttcaaaaaaaaattctaaaagttgGTAAATAAAGGTGTCaaacttttattttgcatttcctaaaTAAATTGTATTTGAGAGCAACAAGAGTGGAAATCATCACTGATAGAATTACAGCCtttaaatgcaaaaagaaatgaggaagttaGAAAGTCATCACCTGGCAACAGTGACTGAATGGCTCCAGGGAGGGAGGATCAACAGACGCTAAGACTGTCAGGCAGACTATTGCAGAGCTCCGTGAGGACGGCTCAGGCTCACAGCCCCAGACACACTGATGTGCTCTCCCCCATCATTCGCAGTGGGACATCCAGACACCACACGGGTGATGCAACAGGAGGTATAAAGTACTACTTATGAAGTACACCTGCTAAAATACTGGCCTTACTCTAAACGCCTCAAGATCTAACTATGAGTTTATAGGAAATATGGGAGGTAGGATAAAGGAACATGATAAATATCACCACAAGATGCAATCCGAAAAACCTCCactaggagaaaatcttcaaagcagGCAACTGTGAAGACTAAATGCATATGGagaataaaaaaaggacaaaggagGACATACCAGTgactaaaaaaagaattaagagacATGCCATCTAATGGCAATGTGCAGACCTAGTTGGGATCCTAATATGAACAAACCAActgcaaaaatacatatttgagacAACTGGGGAAATGTGAATACAAATTTGCTAGCTGTAATACGGCATCATGATTTTAGATTTTAGACATACACACTGGAAGAGTTACAGGTAGAATGACAGGATGCCCAGACTTGCCTAAAAATGAGGCagtgggagtggtggggaggcAAGACTGGCAAAATAAGTGATACAGCTGGATGGGGGGCAGGCCTAAGGGAATTCAGCACTCACAAAACTATTTTCTCTaatgctttatgtatttgaaattttccttaagaaaaaaattaaaaaacaaagccaaacctGAAAAGCTTAGAAGTCTCTAGTGACTTCCCACTGCTCTTAAATCCTTACCCTGGCCCGTGGCTCGCAGGCTCTGGCCCCTCTCTGCATCATCTCAAGCAGCTCTTGTCCTGCTGCCCTCTGCGAGAAGAAGGGCACTAATCCTCTCTCCGCCTGCCATCTCCAGCTTCTCCTTTAGAGCTCAGCATCTATGACACGTCCTTAGAGAAGCCCCCTGTCAGTTCTCCAAACTAGTGCTATGTGCATGTCCTTTGCCATACACCTATCACAATGGTCATTATTTGCTCAATGCCTGTTTTCTCCACTAGGCTGAGTGTCATGAGGGCATGGACCGTATTTGTCTCGTTCACAAGTGCCTGGCCTAGTGCAGAGCAGTTGCTGAATAAGGAAGTCTCCACTCTTGAGTAGGTGGTTTTTGGGAAAGTAAACCAAGGGACTACTCGCCATGTTTGTCCCCAATAAGGGTATGATTTGGggtatcaaagaaaaaatttgaaaataggtcACTGGTAACTGCCTCAGAGAAAGAAGTTCGATTTGTACTCATGCTGTAAGAGTTCAAGAGCTTTACAAATAAATGTTCAGTTCAAAGTTCAGAGTTACCGAACCAGACAAAACCATGTACTAAGAATTCAAGAGGAGAATGGAAATGGATTACCCATCTATGTACTCATGACAGCGAGCACGGACACGCAGACATCAGCGGTACCTTGAGTGGCTCCGGCTCCTGGAATAGGACCGGCGTCGTCGAGAACCCGGCTTGTCTTCAACTAATCTGATTTTTCTGCCATTGACTTCAGTTCCATCTAACTTTTCCAAAGCTCTTTTCATATCAGAGTAAGACACAAATTCAATCACCCCTTCATTTTTGCGTCCCTTGTGAGCATCTGCATAGGTCACTTCTCCTGCCTGACGCAtgtaatccttaaaaaaaaaaaaaaaaaaaaaaaaatcactcaatgGGTTATGATACATTTTGCTAAAATGTCTAATGCAATTATCATAATGAAAGTTTTCCCTTTGGGAAGAAAAACTAGTTTTCTTCAGAATGAAGTTTACTCTTTATTTCCATCTACATACCAACCATTTAGTAAAGTTCTTTAAAGCATCAGGTGAGTGGTagagacaataaatatttattcctttaaattgTTATGTgtgaatataaacatttttaactatcattttctaaattttatagtGGCAAGTtttttgtttatagcagcattagaCGTTCATGTTACCATATGAGTAAATGTAAAAGGTCTTTTACATTTCATTATAAATCCttgtttaaaaacatgtataaatATTAACAACTATCTAGGGTTgtataaaaaaatccataaaggGATTACGAGATCAGCACCTCCGTTTTACTTAAAATTgctggtaggggcgcctggctggctcagtctgaagaatatgtgactcttgatctcagggtcatgggtttgagccccacgctgggtgtagagattacttaaataaataaaactttaaaaaaaatgaaat is from Zalophus californianus isolate mZalCal1 chromosome 4, mZalCal1.pri.v2, whole genome shotgun sequence and encodes:
- the SRSF4 gene encoding serine/arginine-rich splicing factor 4, whose amino-acid sequence is MPRVYIGRLSYQARERDVERFFKGYGKILEVDLKNGYGFVEFDDLRDADDAVYELNGKDLCGERVIVEHARGPRRDGSYGSGRSGYGYRRSGRDKYGPPTRTEYRLIVENLSSRCSWQDLKDYMRQAGEVTYADAHKGRKNEGVIEFVSYSDMKRALEKLDGTEVNGRKIRLVEDKPGSRRRRSYSRSRSHSRSRSRSRHSRKSRSRSGSSKSSHSKSRSRSRSGSRSRSQSRSRSQSRGRGRKEKSRSPSKGDKSRSRSRSADKRRSKSDDQAGDKIQNSDSAGKPKSRSPSRHKSQSRSRSRSQERRAEEKRASGSRSRSKEKSRSQEEGPHRSRSRSRSRSQDKRKGRKRSREGSRSRSRSRSRSKSERSRKRGGKRDSKSSGSKKKKKEDAERSQSRSRSRSASKEREHAKAEAGQREGRGESADAGTNQETRSRSRSNSKSKPNPPSESRSRSKSASKTRSRSKSRSRSASRSPSRSRSRSHSRS